One window from the genome of Bradyrhizobium xenonodulans encodes:
- a CDS encoding beta-ketoacyl-ACP synthase, whose product MTAPRDKLGRPVVVVTGMGIMTSLGAGKADNWAKLVAGESGIRTITRFPVDGLKTTMAGTVDFVSVDPFSSTGLSERMAELVTEEALAQAGIGAKADFPGPLFLAVAPVEVEWPQRRELGRAVGAPDFTYDDLLRISGGGKYSAYHHRFMFGSVAAHLAETFGTKGSPISLSTACASGATSIQLGVEAIRRGETDAALCVATDGTVNPEALVRFSLLSALSTQNDPPQAASRPFSKNRDGFVMAEGAGALVLESYEAATARGAKILGVIAGCGELTDSFHRTRSSPDGKPIIGCMNKTLADAGMTPDQIDHINAHGTATPENDKMEYNTTSAVFGDLVSKIPVTSNKSMVGHTISAAGAVEAIFSLLTLEHQRIPPTINYDNPDPTILFDVVGNKARDARVTAVMSNSFGFGGQNASLILTREPA is encoded by the coding sequence ATGACTGCACCACGCGACAAACTCGGGCGTCCCGTCGTCGTCGTCACCGGCATGGGCATCATGACCTCGCTCGGTGCCGGCAAGGCCGACAATTGGGCCAAGCTCGTCGCCGGCGAATCCGGCATCCGCACCATCACGCGCTTTCCGGTCGACGGCCTGAAGACGACGATGGCCGGAACGGTGGATTTCGTCAGCGTCGATCCGTTCTCCTCCACCGGCCTGTCCGAGCGGATGGCCGAACTCGTGACGGAGGAAGCGCTCGCGCAGGCCGGCATCGGCGCCAAGGCCGATTTCCCCGGTCCCCTCTTCCTCGCCGTTGCGCCGGTCGAGGTCGAATGGCCGCAGCGCCGCGAGCTTGGCCGCGCCGTCGGCGCGCCCGACTTCACCTATGACGATCTCCTGCGCATCTCCGGCGGCGGCAAATACAGCGCCTATCATCACCGTTTCATGTTCGGCTCGGTGGCCGCGCACCTCGCCGAGACCTTCGGCACCAAGGGCTCGCCGATCTCGCTGTCGACGGCCTGCGCCTCGGGCGCGACCTCGATCCAGCTCGGCGTCGAGGCGATCCGCCGCGGCGAGACCGATGCCGCGCTGTGCGTCGCGACCGACGGCACCGTGAATCCGGAAGCGTTGGTACGCTTCTCGCTGCTCTCGGCACTGTCGACCCAGAACGATCCGCCGCAGGCCGCCTCCCGTCCCTTCTCCAAGAACCGCGACGGCTTCGTCATGGCTGAAGGCGCCGGTGCGCTCGTGCTGGAAAGCTACGAGGCTGCCACCGCGCGCGGCGCAAAGATTCTCGGCGTGATCGCCGGCTGCGGCGAGCTCACCGATTCCTTCCATCGCACCCGCTCGTCTCCTGATGGGAAGCCGATCATCGGCTGCATGAACAAGACGCTGGCCGATGCCGGCATGACGCCGGACCAGATCGACCACATCAACGCGCACGGCACCGCGACGCCCGAGAACGACAAGATGGAGTACAACACGACATCGGCCGTGTTCGGCGATCTCGTCTCGAAGATCCCGGTCACCTCCAACAAGTCGATGGTCGGCCACACCATCTCGGCCGCAGGCGCAGTCGAGGCGATCTTCTCGCTGCTCACCCTCGAGCATCAGCGCATCCCGCCGACGATCAACTACGACAATCCGGATCCCACGATCCTGTTCGACGTGGTCGGCAACAAGGCGCGCGACGCCCGCGTCACCGCGGTGATGTCGAACTCGTTCGGCTTCGGCGGCCAGAACGCCTCGCTGATCCTGACCCGCGAACCGGCCTGA
- a CDS encoding beta-ketoacyl-ACP synthase: protein MTDTASKPGQTEVWITGIGLATSLGEGLDANWAALQDKRINVDEKGFAPYIVHPLMPVSFDSQIPKKGDQRQMEAWQRIGTYAAGLALDSAGIKGNKDILSKIDMVVAAGGGERDLNVDTGVLTAEAKGANAPGFLNERLMSDLRPTLFLAQLSNLLAGNIAIVHGLGGTSRTFMGEEVAGADAARIALARIASGESDIALIGGSHNGERKDLMVLYEFGDFNLKDKFAPVWARKDHAGFALGSAGAFLVLESKAHAEARGAKPFAKLSSVVADLARRKQPGDMAATLEKLWDKLPRREGKGAIISGATGAEPATSEERGFLKSHADFPVRSTGTMFGHTMETQFPLGIALAALSISRGALFPPNDSTGTEIEMQGAPTQIVVVGAGHWRGEGMALVEAVS from the coding sequence ATGACTGACACTGCTTCGAAGCCCGGCCAGACGGAAGTCTGGATCACCGGCATTGGCCTTGCCACCTCACTCGGCGAAGGCCTGGACGCCAATTGGGCCGCGCTTCAGGACAAGCGCATCAATGTCGACGAGAAGGGCTTTGCGCCCTACATCGTGCATCCCCTGATGCCCGTGAGCTTCGACAGCCAGATCCCGAAGAAGGGCGACCAGCGCCAGATGGAAGCCTGGCAGCGCATCGGCACCTATGCCGCGGGGCTTGCGCTCGACTCCGCCGGGATCAAGGGCAACAAGGACATCCTGTCGAAGATCGACATGGTGGTCGCCGCCGGCGGCGGCGAGCGCGATCTCAACGTCGATACCGGCGTGCTCACGGCTGAGGCCAAGGGCGCCAATGCGCCCGGTTTCCTCAACGAACGGCTGATGAGCGATCTCCGGCCGACGCTGTTCCTGGCCCAGCTCTCGAACCTGCTCGCCGGCAACATCGCCATCGTGCACGGTCTCGGCGGCACCTCGCGCACCTTCATGGGCGAAGAGGTCGCGGGCGCCGATGCCGCCCGCATCGCATTGGCGCGCATCGCCTCGGGCGAGAGCGACATCGCGCTGATCGGCGGCTCGCACAATGGCGAGCGCAAGGATCTCATGGTCCTCTACGAATTCGGCGACTTCAATCTGAAGGACAAGTTCGCTCCGGTGTGGGCGCGCAAGGACCACGCCGGCTTCGCACTGGGATCTGCCGGCGCGTTCCTGGTGCTGGAATCGAAGGCGCATGCGGAGGCACGCGGCGCAAAGCCGTTCGCAAAGCTGTCGAGCGTCGTTGCCGACCTCGCCCGGCGCAAGCAGCCCGGCGACATGGCCGCGACGCTGGAGAAGCTCTGGGACAAGCTGCCCAGGCGCGAGGGCAAGGGCGCGATCATCTCAGGCGCGACCGGCGCGGAGCCCGCGACCTCGGAAGAGCGCGGCTTCCTGAAGAGCCACGCCGACTTCCCGGTGCGCTCGACCGGCACGATGTTCGGTCACACCATGGAAACGCAATTCCCGCTTGGCATTGCGCTCGCTGCGCTGTCGATCTCGCGCGGCGCGCTGTTCCCGCCGAATGATTCGACCGGGACCGAGATTGAAATGCAGGGGGCGCCCACCCAGATTGTGGTGGTGGGAGCCGGACACTGGCGCGGCGAAGGCATGGCGCTGGTCGAGGCCGTGAGCTGA
- a CDS encoding 3-hydroxyacyl-ACP dehydratase FabZ family protein codes for MQLEYFHMIDRVVDLNVDAKTIVVEAQVPKESTIFEGHFPGYPLMPGVLLIESMAQASGWLQLGVLKFERMPILAAVKEAKVRGSVFPGDLMSIEATLSHQGSGYAVTEAKIRVGGKLRANSTLTFTQIPFPNADMRGYMDAVAKRVGFPQQAVSP; via the coding sequence ATGCAACTCGAATACTTCCACATGATCGATCGCGTCGTCGACCTCAACGTCGACGCGAAGACGATCGTCGTCGAGGCGCAGGTCCCGAAGGAGAGCACCATCTTCGAGGGGCACTTCCCGGGCTATCCGCTGATGCCCGGCGTGCTCCTGATCGAATCGATGGCGCAGGCCTCGGGCTGGCTTCAGCTCGGCGTGCTCAAGTTCGAGCGCATGCCGATCCTGGCCGCCGTCAAGGAGGCCAAGGTCCGCGGCTCGGTGTTCCCCGGCGATCTCATGAGCATCGAGGCGACCCTGTCGCATCAGGGCTCGGGCTACGCGGTGACCGAGGCCAAGATCAGGGTCGGCGGCAAGCTGCGCGCGAATTCGACGCTCACCTTCACGCAGATCCCCTTCCCCAATGCGGATATGCGCGGCTACATGGACGCGGTCGCCAAACGCGTCGGCTTTCCGCAACAGGCCGTATCGCCATGA
- a CDS encoding acyl carrier protein: MSSTFDQVATIIAETCDIPRDTITPDSHAIDDLGIDSLDFLDIAFAIDKQFGIKLPLEKWTQEVNDGKATTEQYFVLKNLCARIDELVAAKGAGA, encoded by the coding sequence ATGTCCTCCACATTCGATCAGGTCGCTACGATCATCGCTGAAACCTGCGACATTCCGCGCGACACGATCACGCCCGATAGCCACGCCATCGATGACCTTGGCATCGACAGCCTCGATTTTCTGGACATCGCGTTCGCGATCGACAAGCAGTTCGGCATCAAGCTGCCGCTGGAAAAGTGGACCCAGGAGGTCAACGACGGCAAGGCGACCACGGAACAGTATTTCGTGCTGAAGAATCTGTGCGCCCGCATCGACGAACTGGTTGCGGCCAAGGGCGCGGGCGCCTAA
- a CDS encoding ParB-like protein: MTTNAREPRVHPVPILSLRPTQMTVGMREVKEKRKRWREHGKKKQSELLGSHMIPVVYGPDQRYYVIDHHHLGRALHDEGIEEVLVTVVGDLRMVEREAFWGVMDNKRWVYPYDAKGERRPFRDLPKSVVDLKDDPFRSLAGELRRMGGFAKDTTPFSEFLWADFLRRKLSRKAVDANFDTALEKALAAAKSKDAIYLPGWCGPADDD; this comes from the coding sequence ATGACCACCAACGCGCGCGAGCCGAGAGTGCATCCGGTGCCGATCCTGTCGCTCCGGCCGACGCAGATGACGGTCGGCATGCGCGAGGTCAAGGAGAAGCGCAAGCGCTGGCGCGAACACGGCAAGAAGAAGCAGTCCGAGCTGCTCGGCAGCCACATGATCCCCGTCGTCTACGGACCCGACCAGCGCTACTACGTGATCGACCATCATCATCTCGGCCGCGCGCTGCATGACGAGGGCATCGAGGAGGTGCTGGTGACCGTGGTCGGCGATCTCAGGATGGTCGAGCGCGAGGCGTTCTGGGGCGTGATGGACAACAAGCGCTGGGTCTATCCCTACGACGCCAAGGGCGAGCGGCGGCCGTTCCGCGATTTGCCGAAATCGGTGGTCGACCTCAAGGACGACCCGTTCCGCAGCCTTGCCGGCGAGCTCCGCCGCATGGGTGGCTTCGCCAAGGACACCACGCCGTTCTCGGAATTCCTGTGGGCCGATTTTCTGCGCCGGAAACTCTCGCGCAAGGCGGTGGACGCCAATTTCGACACGGCGCTCGAAAAGGCGTTGGCCGCGGCCAAGAGCAAAGATGCGATCTATCTGCCGGGCTGGTGCGGGCCGGCGGACGATGATTAG
- a CDS encoding Crp/Fnr family transcriptional regulator has translation MPSDAIRAALISRLRVSSGISEDDVKEIEALPISVRQFPAETPVVRDGERATDCCLIVDGFCVRSKTISSGKRQILSIHIPGEIPDLMSLFLHVMDHDLTTLTPCTLGFINHETLRKLHHRRVTLAEMFWRDTLIDAAMFREWIVNVGQRPAPARLAHVMIELRERLRLIDRVDGSSFEMPLTQEQIGEALGITAVHANRVIKQLRQDGIVEFHRGRVTVLDEPKLLELADFDGRYLHQSPTL, from the coding sequence GTGCCCAGCGACGCGATCCGCGCGGCGCTAATTAGTCGCCTGCGCGTCTCTTCCGGCATCTCGGAGGACGACGTCAAGGAAATCGAAGCCCTTCCGATTTCGGTGCGGCAATTTCCCGCCGAGACGCCGGTCGTGCGGGACGGCGAGCGGGCAACCGATTGCTGCCTGATCGTCGATGGCTTCTGCGTGCGCTCCAAGACGATTTCGAGCGGCAAGCGGCAGATCCTCTCCATCCACATTCCCGGCGAAATTCCGGACCTGATGAGCCTGTTTCTGCATGTGATGGATCACGATTTGACGACGCTGACGCCGTGCACGCTGGGCTTCATCAATCACGAGACCCTGCGAAAACTGCACCATCGCCGGGTGACGCTTGCCGAGATGTTCTGGCGGGACACGCTGATCGATGCCGCGATGTTTCGCGAATGGATCGTCAATGTCGGCCAGCGTCCTGCGCCGGCGCGGCTCGCCCACGTCATGATCGAGCTCCGCGAACGCCTCAGGCTCATCGACCGCGTCGACGGCAGCAGTTTCGAGATGCCGCTGACGCAGGAGCAGATCGGCGAAGCCCTGGGAATCACCGCCGTACATGCCAATCGCGTGATCAAGCAGTTGCGTCAGGATGGCATCGTCGAGTTCCATCGCGGCCGCGTCACTGTCCTCGACGAGCCAAAACTTTTGGAACTAGCCGATTTCGACGGCCGTTATTTGCACCAGTCGCCAACACTTTGA
- a CDS encoding DUF6894 family protein produces the protein MPRFHFDIHENGRFIPDEDGQDFVNMEGARKEAVVTGASIARDAFIAGSAHRVVVDVREDGSPRMKISITLAVEEA, from the coding sequence ATGCCGCGATTCCATTTCGACATCCATGAGAACGGCCGCTTTATTCCGGACGAGGACGGGCAGGATTTCGTGAATATGGAAGGCGCGCGCAAGGAAGCGGTTGTCACCGGCGCATCCATCGCCCGCGACGCCTTCATCGCCGGCAGCGCGCATCGTGTCGTCGTCGATGTCCGCGAGGACGGCTCGCCCCGCATGAAGATATCGATCACGCTCGCGGTCGAGGAGGCCTAG
- a CDS encoding peroxidase-related enzyme (This protein belongs to a clade of uncharacterized proteins related to peroxidases such as the alkylhydroperoxidase AhpD.), translated as MTKTAAQRFPAPALDTLPDDIRTRLLGVQEKSGFVPNVFLTLAYRPDEFRAFFAYHDALMEKDGGLTKAEREMIVVATSAANQCQYCVIAHGAILRIRAKNPLIADQVAANYRKADITPRQKAMLDFAMKVSADAQRVSEEDFTALAPHGFSDDDIWDIAAISAFFALSNRLANFTGMRPNEEFYLMGRLPKT; from the coding sequence ATGACAAAAACCGCCGCACAACGCTTCCCCGCCCCAGCGCTCGACACGCTCCCCGACGACATCCGCACGCGCCTTCTGGGCGTGCAGGAAAAGAGCGGATTCGTGCCGAACGTCTTCCTCACGCTGGCCTACCGGCCGGACGAGTTCCGCGCGTTCTTCGCCTATCACGACGCGCTGATGGAGAAGGACGGCGGCCTCACCAAGGCCGAGCGCGAGATGATCGTGGTGGCGACCTCGGCCGCCAACCAGTGCCAGTATTGCGTGATCGCGCACGGCGCCATCCTGCGCATCCGCGCCAAGAATCCGCTCATTGCCGACCAGGTCGCGGCAAACTACCGCAAGGCCGACATCACGCCGCGGCAGAAGGCGATGCTCGACTTCGCGATGAAGGTCTCGGCGGACGCACAGCGCGTCTCCGAGGAGGATTTCACAGCGCTTGCGCCCCACGGCTTCAGCGACGACGACATCTGGGACATCGCCGCGATCTCCGCTTTTTTCGCGCTGTCGAACCGCCTCGCCAATTTCACCGGCATGCGACCGAACGAGGAGTTCTACCTGATGGGGCGCCTGCCGAAGACGTAG